A genome region from Labilibaculum antarcticum includes the following:
- a CDS encoding acetate/propionate family kinase: MNVLVFNCGSSSLKYQLLHMGEEATLLAKGCIERIGLKEGILTHKTEGKSNFELVQDIPNHTVAIDLVLKALVNPEHGVIADIKEIDATGHRVAHGGEYFKDSAIIDAKAKEQIAACCELAPLHNPANLEGILSMEKLLPGIPQVAVFDTSFHQTLPPVAFMYGLPYDCYEDLRVRKYGFHGTSHKFVAHKACDILGWKIEDKKIVSCHLGNGASVCAIKGGKSIETSMGFTPNEGLLMGTRTGSLDLGALLYISEKKNLSIEEANKMINKESGLAGVSGISSDMRDLEAAAEKGNKRAQLALDMFTYRVKKFVGSYIATMGGVDLVIFTGGIGENDILSREKIVGDFGYLGLDFDFEKNNGLRGKDAIISKEGSKVKAMVITTNEELVIAQDTQRLLKA, from the coding sequence ATGAACGTTCTAGTTTTTAATTGTGGCAGCTCTTCTTTAAAGTATCAGTTGTTGCATATGGGTGAGGAAGCCACTTTGCTGGCTAAAGGTTGTATTGAGAGAATAGGCCTTAAAGAAGGAATTTTAACTCACAAAACAGAAGGAAAAAGTAATTTCGAGCTTGTACAGGATATTCCAAATCATACAGTAGCAATTGATCTTGTGTTGAAAGCACTTGTAAATCCTGAGCATGGTGTAATTGCTGATATTAAGGAGATTGATGCGACAGGTCATCGTGTAGCACACGGAGGTGAGTATTTTAAAGATAGTGCTATTATTGATGCAAAAGCTAAAGAACAGATTGCAGCTTGTTGTGAATTGGCACCACTTCATAATCCTGCTAACTTAGAAGGAATTCTTTCCATGGAAAAACTTCTTCCTGGTATTCCTCAAGTTGCTGTTTTTGATACTTCATTTCATCAAACTTTGCCTCCTGTAGCATTTATGTATGGCTTGCCTTACGATTGCTACGAAGATCTTCGTGTTCGTAAATATGGATTTCACGGAACAAGTCACAAATTTGTTGCTCACAAAGCCTGTGATATTTTGGGATGGAAAATCGAAGACAAAAAAATTGTTAGCTGTCATTTGGGTAATGGAGCATCTGTTTGTGCAATTAAAGGTGGAAAATCAATCGAAACTTCAATGGGATTTACTCCAAACGAAGGTTTGTTAATGGGTACTCGTACAGGTAGCCTCGATTTAGGTGCACTTCTTTATATTTCTGAAAAGAAAAACTTGTCGATTGAAGAGGCTAACAAGATGATTAATAAGGAAAGTGGATTGGCTGGAGTTTCAGGTATTTCTTCAGACATGAGAGATTTGGAAGCTGCTGCTGAAAAAGGAAACAAAAGAGCTCAATTGGCATTGGATATGTTCACTTACAGAGTGAAAAAATTTGTAGGTTCTTATATTGCAACAATGGGTGGTGTTGATTTGGTTATTTTTACTGGTGGTATTGGTGAAAATGATATTCTTTCTCGTGAGAAAATTGTTGGAGATTTTGGATACTTAGGTCTTGATTTTGATTTTGAAAAGAATAATGGATTACGAGGAAAAGATGCTATTATTTCTAAAGAAGGATCAAAAGTAAAAGCTATGGTGATTACTACAAATGAAGAATTGGTAATTGCGCAGGATACTCAACGTCTTTTAAAGGCATAA
- a CDS encoding sensor histidine kinase, whose protein sequence is MIRTSIISIKVFLILLFVSGSFSSEGQRTNFRFYQYNKENKLNEELVKSIRQDSLGVYYFATDDGVLFLKNDHFEPLTLPEDKSGYFKELFKRKNGDLLAVSDDAIYKITNSVEQPEMELFIECNTDPSKPKYPKHLFEDSKNDLWITDYNHIYRYKEGIVAKYKMDEKNMTSSYARSFQFLECDNGNMIVVSQKGWIYKFDSKHNAFIELDFNFNHIIQASFKIGPNEFLLGSSAGVVKILFDTQGKIIKNEVIVTDIIASCFEKISDNKLLLGTFFQGLVELDIADKNSIYSVGGFPYFTVNDIFLDDFGKYWVSTNSGAVVMEKKFFSYQFSTANSEYIISVNLTNEGSVNFAGRNSVFNVDSQKNIESIPFTFEGSLNVFKTFGDITLLGTEQGRLNIFKGDDFLFNLKISDQAVTSIQIVSKKIAWVVANKELFKLNLTTGQVKSYFDSFQRKRIVQDICLDTKQNLYIGAQFKNSYLFKYDVDKNEIVNVSKPIPFAISEDFWVIDLELDRDTLYMGTSEGLLKYTEKAFERINLGEMSNSEVNSIVFDKQNSIWVTTSKGVVRKRKTDISLFTPEQGLPSKTFTNRNLLVDSENNLWVGTSNGIAFAQISDSIQRTPMPVVYLADGEGVLPNQSGAISMSANSMLLLDVAASIYPQKRNKFQYCTVQNYQKDSDWKELSAKNQILISDLKPGEYQICIRGKHEGNYAWSEHCIIELEVEQQWYLRWYTFFIEFLIIFLLIYVTNEYSKRRTQKNLLALEKIVSDRTMELQKVNENLATANIAKDKFLSIIAHDLRNPFNAIRGFSSILMKDSDILSKEESFELIETIYRSSDDTFKLLESLLEWANVQKGDFKLNAEGFDLKMLMEKNLSIHKSLGMLKGLDVKGEFEPVNVTADMAMIDTVIRNLMSNAIKFSFPGQTLELKSYKMKGDVVVQVSDQGVGMTEKQLNQLFKIDAVSSSEGTANETGTGFGLMLSKEFVELNGGKIWAESVKDKGTSFFFSIPKNK, encoded by the coding sequence ATGATTAGAACAAGTATCATATCAATTAAAGTTTTTCTTATTCTATTATTTGTATCAGGCTCCTTTTCTTCTGAAGGACAGAGAACGAATTTTCGATTTTATCAATACAATAAAGAGAATAAACTAAATGAAGAATTGGTTAAATCCATCCGACAGGATTCTTTGGGTGTATACTATTTTGCCACAGACGACGGAGTATTATTCTTAAAGAATGATCATTTTGAGCCACTTACTTTACCCGAAGATAAATCCGGCTATTTTAAAGAATTATTTAAAAGGAAGAATGGGGATCTTTTGGCTGTTTCTGATGATGCTATCTATAAGATAACAAATTCAGTAGAGCAACCAGAAATGGAGTTATTTATTGAATGCAATACCGATCCGTCTAAACCAAAATACCCTAAGCATTTATTTGAAGATTCGAAAAACGATTTATGGATTACGGATTATAATCATATTTATAGATATAAGGAAGGGATTGTGGCAAAATACAAGATGGATGAAAAAAACATGACTTCATCTTATGCCAGATCTTTTCAGTTTTTAGAGTGTGATAATGGAAACATGATCGTTGTCTCTCAAAAGGGATGGATTTATAAGTTTGATTCTAAGCACAATGCATTTATTGAGTTAGACTTTAATTTTAACCATATTATTCAGGCCTCTTTTAAAATTGGGCCAAATGAATTTTTACTTGGATCTTCAGCAGGTGTGGTTAAAATTTTATTCGATACTCAAGGCAAAATCATTAAGAATGAAGTAATTGTAACGGATATCATTGCATCCTGTTTTGAGAAGATCTCTGATAATAAATTATTATTGGGAACATTTTTTCAAGGATTAGTAGAACTAGATATTGCTGATAAGAATAGCATTTATTCTGTAGGAGGCTTCCCATACTTTACGGTTAACGATATCTTTTTGGATGATTTTGGGAAATATTGGGTGTCAACAAATTCGGGAGCTGTTGTTATGGAAAAGAAGTTCTTTTCATATCAATTTTCAACAGCCAATTCAGAATACATTATATCTGTTAATCTTACTAATGAAGGAAGTGTGAATTTTGCTGGTCGAAACAGTGTTTTTAATGTAGATAGCCAAAAAAATATCGAAAGCATACCTTTCACTTTTGAGGGATCGTTAAATGTTTTTAAGACCTTCGGAGATATAACTTTACTGGGAACAGAGCAAGGTCGTTTGAATATTTTTAAAGGGGATGACTTCCTTTTTAATCTCAAGATTTCAGATCAGGCAGTTACCAGTATTCAGATTGTTTCGAAGAAAATTGCATGGGTTGTTGCGAACAAAGAATTATTTAAGCTTAACTTAACTACAGGTCAGGTTAAGAGTTATTTTGATTCGTTTCAAAGAAAACGTATTGTACAGGATATCTGTTTAGACACAAAACAGAATCTTTATATAGGTGCCCAATTTAAAAATTCTTATTTGTTTAAATATGATGTTGATAAGAATGAAATTGTTAATGTTAGCAAACCAATTCCTTTTGCAATTAGTGAAGATTTTTGGGTGATAGATCTGGAATTGGATCGGGATACATTGTATATGGGTACCTCAGAAGGTTTGTTAAAATACACAGAAAAGGCTTTTGAGAGAATTAATTTGGGCGAAATGTCAAATAGTGAAGTCAATTCTATCGTTTTTGATAAACAAAATTCAATCTGGGTGACTACAAGCAAAGGGGTTGTTCGTAAACGGAAAACGGATATTTCTTTATTTACGCCGGAGCAGGGCTTGCCTTCAAAAACATTCACAAATCGTAATTTGCTTGTTGATTCGGAGAATAATTTATGGGTGGGAACTTCAAATGGTATTGCTTTTGCGCAAATTTCTGATTCCATTCAGCGAACTCCAATGCCGGTAGTTTACTTGGCTGATGGCGAAGGGGTGCTTCCGAATCAAAGTGGTGCTATTTCGATGAGCGCCAACTCAATGTTATTGTTGGATGTTGCAGCCAGTATTTATCCGCAAAAGAGAAATAAATTTCAATATTGTACGGTTCAAAACTATCAAAAAGATAGTGATTGGAAAGAATTATCTGCAAAAAATCAGATTTTAATATCAGATCTAAAACCAGGAGAATACCAAATTTGTATTCGTGGAAAACATGAAGGAAATTATGCATGGAGTGAACATTGTATTATTGAGCTTGAAGTAGAACAGCAGTGGTATTTAAGATGGTATACTTTTTTTATTGAATTTTTAATAATATTTCTTCTAATCTATGTTACAAACGAATATAGCAAGAGGCGAACTCAGAAAAATCTATTGGCCTTAGAGAAGATAGTTTCAGATAGAACCATGGAGCTACAAAAGGTTAATGAAAATTTAGCAACTGCGAATATTGCAAAAGATAAATTTCTATCTATAATTGCGCACGATTTGAGAAATCCATTCAATGCCATTCGCGGGTTTTCATCGATTCTAATGAAAGATTCTGATATTTTATCGAAAGAGGAAAGTTTCGAGCTGATAGAAACCATTTATAGAAGTTCTGATGATACATTTAAGCTTTTGGAAAGCTTATTGGAGTGGGCTAATGTTCAAAAGGGGGATTTTAAATTAAACGCCGAAGGGTTTGATTTAAAGATGCTTATGGAAAAGAATTTAAGTATCCATAAGAGTTTGGGGATGTTGAAAGGGCTTGATGTAAAGGGTGAATTTGAACCTGTAAATGTGACAGCTGATATGGCGATGATAGATACTGTGATTCGAAATTTAATGTCGAATGCAATTAAATTTTCATTTCCTGGGCAAACCCTAGAACTAAAGTCATACAAGATGAAAGGTGATGTTGTGGTTCAGGTTTCTGATCAGGGAGTCGGGATGACAGAAAAGCAATTGAACCAACTCTTTAAGATAGATGCTGTTTCCTCTAGTGAAGGTACTGCAAATGAAACTGGGACAGGATTTGGATTAATGCTCAGTAAAGAATTTGTTGAACTCAATGGCGGGAAGATTTGGGCGGAGAGTGTTAAAGATAAGGGAACTAGTTTCTTCTTTTCAATTCCAAAAAACAAATAG
- a CDS encoding bifunctional enoyl-CoA hydratase/phosphate acetyltransferase has product MITRLDQIIEVLKNNEKKRLVAAYANDSHTIGAVYDAIQHGIVDATLVGDRETIEKTCAEHNFDSSKFTIVHEPDELKAAQKAVELINNGEGDMIMKGLVSTDKYMKAILNKETGLMPPKAVLSHVTVMESPNYHKLIVFSDVAVIPQPDLNQKIAITNYVINVARALGIDKPKVALIAATEQVLLKMEACVHAAIISKMADRGQIKNAYVDGPLAIDVAIDKESAEIKKLDSPVAGDADCLVFPNIESGNVFYKVNTKLAKAELGAMVVGAKCPAILSSRGDSVKTKLYSIALAALVAQNK; this is encoded by the coding sequence ATGATTACACGTTTGGATCAGATCATTGAAGTACTTAAAAACAATGAAAAAAAGCGTTTGGTAGCTGCTTATGCTAACGATTCTCATACGATCGGAGCTGTTTACGATGCAATTCAGCACGGAATTGTAGATGCTACCTTGGTTGGTGACAGAGAAACCATTGAGAAAACTTGTGCAGAACACAATTTTGATAGTAGCAAGTTTACTATTGTGCATGAGCCGGATGAATTGAAAGCAGCACAAAAAGCTGTTGAGTTGATCAATAATGGCGAAGGCGATATGATTATGAAAGGCCTTGTAAGTACAGACAAGTACATGAAGGCAATTCTAAACAAAGAAACGGGATTGATGCCTCCAAAAGCAGTTTTGAGTCATGTTACCGTAATGGAAAGTCCTAATTATCACAAATTAATAGTGTTTAGCGATGTTGCCGTTATTCCTCAGCCCGATTTAAATCAGAAAATTGCCATAACAAACTATGTGATAAATGTTGCTCGCGCTTTGGGTATCGATAAACCAAAGGTGGCTTTAATAGCTGCAACAGAACAGGTTTTACTAAAAATGGAGGCGTGTGTTCATGCAGCTATCATTTCGAAAATGGCAGACAGAGGTCAAATAAAAAATGCTTACGTTGATGGACCTTTGGCAATTGATGTGGCGATTGATAAAGAATCGGCGGAGATTAAGAAGCTGGATTCACCAGTCGCTGGTGATGCCGATTGTTTGGTATTTCCAAATATTGAATCGGGTAATGTATTTTACAAGGTGAACACCAAATTGGCAAAAGCTGAGCTGGGTGCTATGGTTGTTGGGGCTAAATGTCCGGCAATTCTTTCATCCCGCGGCGATAGTGTTAAAACGAAACTTTATTCAATTGCATTGGCTGCTTTAGTAGCTCAAAATAAGTAA
- a CDS encoding phosphate acyltransferase, translating to MAPIRSLDQMVEHLRESGKKKKIAVAYAQDPNTIGAIAKAIAEGFVEAVMIGDKVEIRNKAKAEGINPDIFTIVHIPNDVAATIEAVRMARADEVDVVMKGLVGTDKFLKAVLNKEHGLLPPKAVMSYVCALDLPKYNKLLFVSDTAVLPFPDLNQKIAMLNYSVKMANKFGIEKPKVALISATEKPNAAFPSSIDDAIICKMADRGQITDCIVDGPLDVFLACDPAAVEIKGISTPINGEADCLVFPSLEACNSFYKGLMLFAGGELAGLIQGTTKPVVVMSRSESEKSKFYCIALSVLMAD from the coding sequence ATGGCCCCAATACGTTCACTCGATCAAATGGTTGAGCACCTTCGCGAGAGCGGAAAGAAAAAGAAAATAGCTGTTGCGTATGCACAGGATCCAAATACAATTGGTGCAATTGCCAAGGCTATAGCTGAAGGTTTTGTTGAGGCTGTTATGATTGGTGATAAAGTTGAGATCAGAAATAAAGCCAAAGCGGAAGGAATCAATCCTGATATTTTTACCATTGTTCATATTCCTAATGATGTTGCGGCTACTATTGAAGCGGTTCGTATGGCTCGTGCCGACGAGGTAGATGTGGTGATGAAAGGATTGGTTGGAACAGATAAATTCCTGAAAGCAGTCTTGAACAAAGAGCATGGTTTATTGCCTCCTAAAGCGGTAATGAGTTACGTTTGTGCATTGGATTTACCAAAATACAATAAGCTTTTGTTTGTTTCCGATACAGCGGTATTGCCTTTTCCTGATTTGAATCAGAAAATTGCCATGCTTAACTATTCTGTGAAAATGGCTAATAAATTCGGAATCGAAAAACCAAAAGTGGCCTTGATATCTGCTACTGAGAAACCAAATGCAGCGTTTCCATCTAGTATCGATGATGCAATTATTTGCAAAATGGCCGATCGTGGTCAAATAACAGATTGTATTGTTGATGGACCTTTGGATGTTTTCCTTGCTTGCGATCCTGCAGCTGTTGAGATCAAAGGAATTTCAACACCAATTAACGGTGAGGCTGATTGTCTGGTATTTCCATCATTAGAAGCGTGCAACTCGTTCTATAAAGGACTAATGTTGTTTGCAGGTGGCGAATTGGCCGGTTTAATTCAGGGAACGACAAAACCTGTTGTGGTAATGTCGCGAAGCGAAAGCGAAAAATCAAAATTCTATTGCATTGCTCTGTCGGTTTTAATGGCAGACTAA
- a CDS encoding twitch domain-containing radical SAM protein, with protein sequence MTNTKPYCLMPWIHYHVGNAGRVKACCVANIPYGDCNTQSFAEIWNGDAINELRAKFAKGEKDSRCAVCSRLEEAGGKSIRQETHEKFGAIFQEQETNLPFTFDIRFSNACNFACRTCWHGASSGWFPEAKLMKRNLGEKALLQNIQDFDAFIEETGEALLQAKEIYFAGGEPLVTKEHYLLLDWLVKNKATQIDLRYNTNFSLLQMGEYNVLNYWKLFSKVEILSSIDAHGKLGEYIRKGFDWEQYKQNRELIRKHKHIKFLIAPTISVFSIFNLPALYQICLLEQIIEADGLYINMLDRPLHYNTKALPEDYKQKVVTEYKAFYDWANKKQIPKSVISQFKECERYMLSDDLSKQWKNFQKETALLDEMRGENVGAVLKF encoded by the coding sequence ATGACAAACACAAAACCATATTGCCTGATGCCATGGATACATTATCATGTTGGAAATGCAGGCAGAGTAAAAGCATGTTGTGTTGCCAATATTCCTTACGGAGATTGCAATACTCAATCTTTTGCCGAAATATGGAATGGTGATGCCATCAACGAATTGAGAGCAAAGTTTGCCAAAGGTGAGAAAGATTCACGTTGTGCAGTTTGTTCCCGCTTAGAGGAAGCAGGAGGGAAGAGCATCCGACAGGAGACTCATGAGAAGTTTGGTGCTATATTTCAGGAGCAGGAAACGAATTTGCCTTTTACTTTTGATATCCGCTTTTCAAATGCCTGCAATTTTGCCTGCCGCACCTGTTGGCATGGTGCCAGTTCTGGATGGTTTCCTGAGGCCAAACTAATGAAACGTAATTTAGGTGAGAAGGCCCTATTACAGAATATTCAGGATTTCGATGCATTTATTGAAGAAACAGGAGAAGCCTTACTGCAAGCCAAAGAAATTTACTTTGCGGGTGGTGAGCCTTTGGTTACCAAAGAACATTACCTATTGCTCGATTGGCTGGTGAAAAATAAAGCCACACAAATTGATTTGCGATACAACACTAACTTTTCCCTGTTACAAATGGGAGAGTACAATGTGTTGAATTACTGGAAACTCTTTAGTAAAGTGGAGATTTTATCGAGCATTGATGCACATGGAAAGCTTGGAGAGTATATTCGAAAGGGATTTGATTGGGAGCAATACAAACAAAATCGGGAATTGATTCGCAAACACAAGCACATCAAATTTCTCATTGCGCCAACCATTTCGGTTTTCTCCATTTTTAATTTGCCTGCTTTGTACCAGATTTGTTTGCTGGAGCAGATTATAGAAGCCGATGGCCTTTACATTAATATGCTCGATCGACCCTTGCATTACAACACAAAAGCTTTACCCGAAGATTACAAACAAAAGGTCGTTACAGAATACAAAGCGTTTTATGATTGGGCAAATAAAAAGCAAATTCCCAAATCTGTAATTAGTCAATTTAAAGAATGTGAACGCTACATGCTAAGTGATGATCTCTCGAAACAATGGAAGAATTTCCAAAAAGAAACCGCTCTTTTGGATGAGATGAGGGGAGAGAACGTTGGGGCTGTTTTGAAGTTTTAA